A portion of the Pseudarthrobacter defluvii genome contains these proteins:
- a CDS encoding DUF4129 domain-containing protein: MAAEPPVLPDSAEARRWAVEELAKPEYRDAAPSWLDTLWRNFLDWLQSLGGSSGDPAAVPSPVIALVIAAIIAAAIILARPRLNARARKARDVFESEASMSATDYRNRADAAAAAGKWGDAVVDRFRAVVRSAEARTVLDPQPGRTADEAARALSIPFNTESGRLLRAAAVFDGIRYGNRAAGRADYQEMTGLDSALDAMKPVPAGSAVRLP, translated from the coding sequence ATGGCCGCTGAACCTCCGGTGCTCCCTGATTCGGCGGAAGCACGGCGCTGGGCGGTGGAGGAGCTGGCCAAACCGGAATACCGGGACGCCGCCCCGTCCTGGCTGGACACCCTCTGGCGGAACTTCCTCGACTGGCTGCAGTCTCTGGGCGGCTCCTCCGGGGACCCGGCAGCGGTGCCCAGCCCGGTCATCGCCCTCGTCATTGCGGCCATCATCGCAGCCGCCATCATCCTCGCCCGCCCCCGGCTGAACGCCCGCGCGCGGAAAGCCAGGGACGTCTTCGAAAGCGAAGCCTCCATGTCAGCCACGGACTACCGGAACCGGGCAGACGCCGCAGCCGCGGCCGGAAAGTGGGGGGACGCCGTCGTCGACCGTTTCCGGGCGGTGGTCCGCAGCGCTGAAGCCCGCACTGTACTGGACCCGCAGCCGGGCCGCACCGCGGACGAAGCGGCACGGGCACTGTCCATACCTTTCAATACTGAGTCGGGGCGATTGCTGCGGGCGGCGGCCGTCTTTGATGGCATCCGGTATGGGAACAGGGCAGCAGGCAGGGCCGACTACCAGGAGATGACGGGTCTGGACTCCGCCTTGGACGCCATGAAACCGGTTCCCGCCGGCAGCGCGGTACGGCTGCCATGA
- the mtrA gene encoding MtrAB system response regulator MtrA, which yields MKARILVVDDDEALAEMIGIVLRNDGFEPVFCADGAQALDVFRSSRPDLVLLDLMLPGMDGIEVCRQIRGESDVPIVMLTAKSDTSDVVRGLESGADDYVPKPFKPAELVARVRARLRPGDQKAPETLRIADITIDVAGHTVSRGSERISLTPLEFDLLVALARKPWQVFTRELLLEQVWGYRHAADTRLVNVHVQRLRSKIEQDPEAPEVVLTVRGVGYKAGV from the coding sequence ATGAAGGCACGCATTCTGGTGGTAGATGATGACGAAGCGCTGGCCGAGATGATTGGAATTGTCCTCCGTAATGACGGCTTCGAGCCGGTCTTTTGCGCCGACGGCGCCCAGGCACTGGACGTCTTCCGGTCATCACGGCCGGACCTGGTCCTGCTCGACCTCATGCTTCCCGGCATGGACGGCATCGAGGTCTGCCGGCAGATCCGCGGCGAGTCGGACGTGCCCATCGTGATGCTGACCGCCAAGTCGGACACCTCCGACGTCGTCCGCGGACTGGAGTCCGGTGCCGATGACTACGTGCCCAAACCCTTCAAACCCGCCGAGCTGGTGGCACGCGTACGTGCCCGCCTTCGCCCCGGGGACCAGAAGGCGCCCGAGACTCTTCGCATCGCCGACATCACCATCGATGTCGCCGGCCACACCGTCAGCCGCGGTAGTGAGCGGATCTCCCTCACCCCGCTGGAATTCGACCTCCTGGTGGCACTGGCCCGTAAACCCTGGCAGGTATTCACGCGGGAGCTGCTGCTGGAACAGGTTTGGGGATACCGCCACGCTGCCGACACCAGATTGGTCAACGTCCATGTCCAGCGGCTGCGGTCCAAGATCGAACAGGACCCGGAAGCCCCGGAAGTTGTATTGACGGTGCGTGGTGTCGGCTACAAAGCAGGGGTCTGA
- the mtrB gene encoding MtrAB system histidine kinase MtrB has translation MTPVLRHVAFRARIWQRRALIVALRVARLVRTGVRRFLPGLRYLGRALQQRWRRSLQFRTVLTTLMLAVTSFALVGAYLSNQIANNLFQERLTQAESETRYNVKQVQDTFDGAQVTDQSSVITLVSDTLSAVEGRGSVIQRRYVFEAMPNQTKPRNRWVESRASDQLTVSVIPADLRKAVQDSGKDQYWASTVIPVGTEDRPGIAVGNKVTFNGTVYELYLIYDLNTAQQTLNEIQSVLWAGGAVLVLLIGAVAWYVTRNVVSPVSHAAMVSEKLAAGQLQERMVVRGEDEVARLGASFNHMAASLQEQITQLATLSQMQQRFVSDVSHELRTPLTTVRMAAEVLYDARDDFDPINKRSAELLYNQVERFQSLLSDLLEISRFDAGVAMLDAEPEDLLQVIAHVIEGAAPVAAEYGSEIIFAAPEGAMIVEMDARRIDRILRNLILNAVEHGEGKPVTVTVAANETAVGVAVRDHGIGMDQAQAARVFDRFWRADPARARTTGGSGLGLSIAMEDTKLHHGWLQAWGRKGDGANFRLTLPLRQDVVIAESPVQLEPKDVTFPGAPGSIPAEQDYKNMLVLQTGTARPAPARAPEETP, from the coding sequence ATCACTCCCGTGCTCAGGCATGTGGCATTCCGGGCAAGGATCTGGCAGCGGCGTGCCCTGATCGTCGCCCTGCGCGTGGCACGCCTGGTCCGCACGGGTGTGCGCCGCTTCCTTCCCGGCCTGAGGTATCTTGGCCGCGCCCTGCAGCAGCGCTGGCGCCGGTCCCTGCAGTTCCGCACCGTCCTCACCACCCTGATGCTGGCTGTGACCTCGTTCGCCCTTGTAGGCGCATATCTGTCCAACCAGATCGCCAACAACCTGTTCCAGGAGCGGCTGACCCAGGCGGAGTCGGAGACCCGTTACAACGTCAAGCAGGTACAGGACACGTTCGACGGCGCCCAGGTCACCGACCAGTCCAGCGTCATCACCTTGGTTTCGGACACGCTGAGCGCAGTGGAAGGCCGGGGTTCGGTCATCCAGCGACGCTACGTCTTCGAAGCGATGCCGAACCAGACCAAACCCCGGAACCGCTGGGTGGAGTCAAGAGCCTCCGACCAGCTGACCGTCAGTGTCATTCCGGCGGACCTGCGGAAGGCAGTCCAGGACTCCGGCAAGGACCAGTACTGGGCCTCCACAGTCATCCCGGTGGGCACGGAGGACCGGCCGGGGATCGCCGTGGGGAACAAGGTGACCTTCAACGGCACGGTTTATGAGCTTTACCTGATCTATGACCTGAATACCGCCCAGCAGACACTCAACGAGATCCAAAGTGTCCTGTGGGCCGGCGGTGCAGTGCTGGTCCTCCTGATCGGCGCCGTAGCCTGGTACGTCACCCGTAACGTGGTCAGTCCTGTCAGCCATGCCGCCATGGTGTCCGAGAAACTGGCAGCCGGGCAGCTGCAGGAGCGCATGGTGGTCAGGGGCGAGGACGAAGTGGCGCGCCTTGGCGCTTCCTTCAACCACATGGCAGCCAGCCTGCAGGAGCAGATCACCCAACTGGCAACGCTTTCGCAGATGCAGCAGCGATTTGTCTCCGACGTCTCGCACGAGTTGCGGACGCCGTTGACCACCGTCCGGATGGCAGCAGAAGTCCTCTACGACGCGCGTGATGATTTCGATCCCATTAATAAGCGGTCCGCAGAGCTGCTTTACAACCAGGTGGAACGGTTCCAGTCCCTCCTCTCCGACCTCCTTGAAATCAGCCGCTTCGACGCGGGTGTGGCAATGCTGGATGCCGAGCCGGAGGACCTGCTCCAGGTGATCGCCCACGTCATTGAAGGAGCGGCACCCGTGGCCGCGGAGTATGGCTCCGAGATCATCTTCGCTGCCCCCGAAGGTGCCATGATCGTGGAAATGGACGCTCGGCGGATTGACAGGATTTTGCGGAACCTGATCCTGAACGCGGTGGAGCACGGTGAGGGTAAACCGGTCACGGTCACGGTCGCGGCCAATGAAACTGCCGTGGGCGTCGCCGTCCGGGACCATGGCATCGGCATGGACCAGGCACAGGCGGCCCGGGTTTTCGACAGGTTCTGGCGTGCCGATCCCGCCCGCGCCCGCACCACCGGCGGCAGCGGCCTGGGATTGTCCATCGCCATGGAAGACACAAAACTGCACCATGGCTGGCTGCAGGCCTGGGGACGGAAGGGCGACGGCGCCAACTTCCGGCTCACCCTTCCACTGCGCCAGGATGTCGTGATCGCCGAATCGCCCGTGCAGCTGGAACCAAAGGACGTGACCTTTCCGGGAGCACCGGGAAGTATCCCGGCAGAACAGGACTACAAAAACATGCTGGTGCTGCAGACAGGCACCGCCAGGCCTGCTCCGGCACGGGCGCCTGAGGAGACGCCATGA